The proteins below are encoded in one region of Girardinichthys multiradiatus isolate DD_20200921_A chromosome 19, DD_fGirMul_XY1, whole genome shotgun sequence:
- the pax1a gene encoding paired box protein Pax-1a, which produces MEQTYGEVNQLGGVFVNGRPLPNAIRLRIVELAQLGIRPCDISRQLRVSHGCVSKILARYNETGSILPGAIGGSKPRVTTPNVVKSIREYKQSDPGIFAWEIRDRLLADGVCDKYNVPSVSSISRILRNKIGNLSQPNQYESSKQASAQAGLPYNHIYPYSYPNTMSPTGTKMGTPPGVPVTAGHVSISRAWPSPHTVSNILGIRAFMDPTAIAGTEGYPTKMEDWSTVNRAAFPAPHTVNGIDKPAIDADIKYAQPSSTLSSYVSACAYSPSNQYGVYSGPAGGYVAPGHHHWQPQSPVLSHPGSGMAMHAGEIHSPMAFKHQVREGDRKPPSPLSKQSQQQHEGLNSVHGLSLVTSSS; this is translated from the exons ATGG AGCAAACCTATGGAGAGGTGAACCAGCTAGGCGGCGTTTTTGTGAACGGGAGACCCCTGCCAAACGCCATAAGGTTGAGAATCGTCGAGCTGGCCCAACTGGGGATCAGACCGTGCGACATAAGCCGGCAGCTGCGAGTCTCCCATGGCTGCGTGAGCAAGATTTTAGCGAGGTACAACGAGACGGGCTCCATCTTGCCCGGTGCCATCGGTGGGAGCAAGCCGCGCGTCACGACGCCAAACGTGGTGAAGAGCATCAGGGAATACAAACAGAGCGACCCCGGGATCTTTGCCTGGGAGATCAGGGACAGGCTTCTAGCCGATGGCGTCTGCGACAAGTACAACGTCCCGTCCGTGAGCTCGATCAGTAGGATTTTACGCAACAAGATCGGAAATCTCTCCCAGCCTAACCAGTATGAGAGCAGCAAGCAAGCCTCCGCGCAGGCCGGGCTCCCTTACAACCACATATACCCTTACTCCTACCCCAACACAATGTCTCCAACAGGCACTAAAATGGGCACCCCACCTGGGGTACCAGTGACTGCTGGGCATGTGAGTATATCCAGGGCCTGGCCTTCCCCGCACACCGTCAGCAACATACTGGGAATACGAGCATTCATGGATCCTACAG CAATTGCTGGGACGGAGGGATATCCGACTAAAATGGAGGACTGGAGCACCGTGAACAGAGCAGCTTTCCCTGCTCCGCACACGGTGAACGGAATCGACAAGCCAGCCATCGACGCTGACATAAAATATGCtcag CCTTCCTCGACTCTGTCCAGTTACGTCTCGGCGTGCGCCTATTCTCCAAGCAACCAGTACGGGGTGTACAGTGGCCCTGCAGGCGGCTACGTGGCCCCGGGCCATCACCACTGGCAACCCCAGAGCCCGGTCTTGTCCCACCCAGGCAGCGGGATGGCAATGCACGCAGGGGAGATCCACTCGCCTATGGCCTTCAAGCATCAAGTCCGAGaag GAGACAGAAAGCCTCCCAGTCCCCTCAGCAAGCAGTCACAGCAGCAACACGAAGGCTTGAACAGTGTGCACGGACTCAGCCTCGTTACCTCATCCTCCTAA